The following are encoded together in the Deltaproteobacteria bacterium genome:
- a CDS encoding aminopeptidase yields the protein MIFEEMLDRYARLLVFYALNVQPGQVVNITTEPIHRDLAIRVAKFAYEAGAKYVNLDLGDPRLGRVRVLGSKEENLAFVPDFIKRQYVELVDSRAANVRIIGSEEPDILADLDPGKINCMRLHRHLALKYFYDEGIGKSLIHWTIGAAATPKWGQKVFPRLSPDDACKRLWEEIFRICKLDRDDFLGAWREHNAVLQTRAKKLTEMHIKELHFSGPETDLRVSLSSNAIFKGGAEGGSLGVAFEPNIPTEEVFTTPDWRGTEGRVKTTRPFLINGKMIRDLYLEFKQGEISHFSASSGADTFQKYIESDDGAKRLGEVALVGIDSPIYKSGLVFEEILFDENAACHVAIGSAYKFCLKDGATMTSKQLEEVGCNESTVHTDMMISSEQVDVTATAVSGEKMPLIRKGAWVISA from the coding sequence ATGATATTTGAAGAGATGCTCGATAGGTATGCACGCCTTTTGGTTTTTTATGCGCTCAATGTGCAGCCAGGGCAGGTTGTTAACATCACTACGGAGCCTATACATCGAGATCTTGCAATTAGAGTTGCCAAGTTTGCGTACGAAGCTGGTGCTAAGTATGTGAATTTGGATTTAGGCGATCCTCGGTTGGGGCGTGTTCGCGTCCTCGGTTCTAAGGAAGAAAACTTAGCCTTTGTTCCAGATTTTATTAAGCGCCAATATGTAGAGCTAGTGGATAGTAGAGCGGCAAATGTAAGAATAATCGGGAGTGAAGAGCCCGACATACTAGCAGATTTAGATCCGGGGAAAATTAATTGCATGCGCTTGCATAGGCACTTGGCGCTCAAATATTTTTACGATGAAGGTATTGGCAAGTCGCTCATTCACTGGACTATTGGCGCGGCTGCGACTCCAAAATGGGGACAAAAGGTTTTTCCGCGATTAAGTCCTGATGACGCCTGTAAGCGGCTTTGGGAAGAGATATTTCGGATTTGCAAGCTAGATAGGGATGATTTTTTAGGAGCCTGGCGCGAACACAATGCAGTGTTGCAAACCAGAGCTAAGAAATTGACCGAGATGCACATTAAGGAACTTCACTTTAGTGGCCCCGAGACTGATTTAAGGGTTAGCTTATCCAGCAATGCAATTTTTAAAGGTGGGGCGGAGGGAGGATCTTTGGGCGTTGCTTTTGAACCGAATATTCCCACCGAGGAGGTTTTTACTACTCCCGATTGGCGAGGTACCGAGGGGAGGGTTAAGACTACCAGGCCATTTTTGATAAATGGGAAGATGATAAGGGACTTATATTTGGAATTTAAGCAAGGTGAAATTTCTCATTTTTCGGCATCGAGTGGAGCAGATACCTTTCAGAAGTATATAGAAAGCGATGACGGCGCAAAGCGTCTTGGGGAAGTTGCTTTAGTTGGGATAGATTCGCCGATTTACAAGAGTGGTTTGGTTTTTGAGGAAATTCTCTTTGACGAGAACGCGGCTTGTCATGTCGCGATTGGTTCGGCCTATAAATTTTGCCTTAAAGACGGCGCAACCATGACTTCTAAACAACTCGAGGAAGTCGGCTGTAATGAGAGCACCGTGCATACCGATATGATGATTTCCTCAGAGCAAGTGGACGTTACCGCAACCGCCGTTTCTGGCGAGAAAATGCCGTTAATCCGCAAAGGCGCTTGGGTAATTTCTGCTTGA
- a CDS encoding chemotaxis response regulator CheY, with product MAIVDKTIRVLVVDDFSTMRRIVKNILTSLGFQNIEEAEDGKIALSKVKNGNIGFIISDWNMPNMMGIDFLKEVRADPSIKDIPFLMVTAESQKENVVEALKAGVSDYVVKPFTADTLQQKLEAIFSRQ from the coding sequence ATGGCTATCGTCGACAAAACAATTAGAGTTTTAGTCGTAGATGACTTTAGCACTATGCGAAGAATCGTAAAAAATATTCTTACAAGTCTAGGATTTCAAAACATCGAAGAGGCAGAAGACGGGAAAATTGCTCTTTCTAAAGTAAAGAACGGCAATATAGGCTTCATAATCTCTGACTGGAATATGCCAAATATGATGGGCATAGACTTCCTCAAGGAAGTTCGCGCCGACCCAAGTATTAAAGATATTCCCTTTTTAATGGTGACAGCTGAATCGCAAAAAGAAAATGTGGTCGAAGCATTAAAGGCTGGAGTGTCCGACTACGTCGTAAAACCATTTACGGCCGATACTCTACAACAAAAACTCGAAGCTATTTTTAGTCGCCAGTAA
- a CDS encoding chemotaxis protein CheX → MKVEYINPFLNSTIQVIQTMAMTPVTAGPPGLKPDNLSFGDVSGILGLAGQGVCGAMVVSFEERAILPICSRMLYTEFTSVNEEIADAVGEMTNIISGGAKTDLARLDIKLDMATPITVLGKNVQIRQLSKRPVIQIPFETAEGKFVVEVSLYRT, encoded by the coding sequence ATGAAAGTTGAATACATTAATCCGTTCTTAAACTCGACCATTCAGGTGATTCAGACTATGGCCATGACGCCAGTGACAGCTGGACCTCCTGGACTTAAGCCGGATAATCTCTCGTTTGGCGATGTCTCTGGTATTCTTGGGCTGGCAGGACAAGGTGTTTGCGGAGCTATGGTGGTAAGTTTTGAAGAGCGAGCCATTCTCCCGATCTGTTCGCGCATGCTTTATACTGAATTTACCTCGGTTAACGAAGAGATAGCAGACGCAGTAGGCGAGATGACTAATATTATATCTGGTGGCGCAAAGACCGATCTCGCCAGGTTAGATATTAAGTTAGATATGGCGACTCCCATTACGGTGTTGGGCAAGAATGTTCAGATTCGGCAGTTGTCTAAACGACCTGTGATTCAGATTCCATTTGAGACGGCAGAGGGCAAGTTTGTCGTCGAGGTGAGCTTGTATAGGACCTGA